A genome region from Aptenodytes patagonicus chromosome 26, bAptPat1.pri.cur, whole genome shotgun sequence includes the following:
- the LOC143171129 gene encoding mothers against decapentaplegic homolog 4-like isoform X2 encodes MSLGAPTSSDACLSIVHSLMCHRQGGENETFAKRAIESLVKKLKEKKDELDSLIAAITTNGAHPSKCVTIQRTLDGRLQVAGRKGFPHVIYARLWRWPDLHKNELKHVKFCQFAFDLKYDSVCVNPYHYERVVAPAIGLSIQSTVPPTRLVKEEFVHDCVQMEVPPGREQGAKRAPRLPPAEPYRQPLPPLQLPESPHVPGSLYPALPMSPPVAPGGSLLSLPHGEGLLQIACPTPPPAAPAQPPPQNGYPKPPYHSSPTSWTGAAVYAPSLGGPQPTPPPQSSSRSHPQPPLHHPNHYWPPHHSSGPYQQPVSTHPGPEFWCSIAYFEMDVQVGEIFKVPSSCPVVIVDGYVDPSGGDRFCLGQLSNVHRTDASERARLHIGKGVQLECRGEGDVWMRCLSDHAVFVQSYYLDREAGRAPGDAVHKIYPGAYIKVFDLRQCHRQMQQQAATAQAAAAAQAAAVAGNIPGPGSVGGIAPAVGLSAAAGIGVDDLRRLCILRLSFVKGWGPDYPRQSIKHTPCWIEVHLHRALQLLDEVLHTMPAAEPGPLR; translated from the exons ATGTCCCTCGGCGCGCCCACGAGCAGCGACGCCTGCCTGAGCATCGTGCACAGCCTGATGTGCCACCGGCAGGGCGGGGAGAACGAGACCTTCGCCAAGCGGGCCATCGAGAGCCTCGTCAAGAAGCTCAAGGAGAAGAAGGACGAGCTCGACTCGCTCATCGCTGCCATCACCACCAACGGCGCCCACCCCAGCAAGTGTGTCACCATCCAGCGCACCTTGGACGGGCGGCTCCAG gTGGCCGGCAGGAAGGGGTTCCCCCACGTCATCTATGCTCGGCTCTGGCGCTGGCCTGACCTACACAAGAACGAGCTGAAACACGTCAAATTCTGCCAATTCGCCTTCGACCTCAAGTACGACAGCGTCTGCGTCAACCCATACCACTACGAGCGCGTGGTGGCCCCTGCCATCG GTCTGAGCATCCAGAGCACAG tgccccccacgCGCCTGGTGAAGGAGGAGTTTGTCCATGACTGTGTGCAGATGGAGGTGCCGCCCGGCCGGGAGCAAGGGGCCAAGCGGGCACCGCGTCTGCCCCCCGCCGAGCCCTACCGCCAGCCGCTGCCCCCCCTGCAGCTCCCCGAGTCCCCCCACGTCCCCGGGAGCCTCTACCCCGCGCTGCCCATGTCACCCCCAG TGGCCCCCGGCGGCTCCCTGCTCTCGCTGCCCCACGGCGAGGGGCTGCTGCAGATTGCCtgccccacgccgcccccggccgccccggcgcagccccccccGCAGAACGGCTACCCCAAGCCGCCCTACCACA gttCGCCAACAAGCTGGACCGGCGCGGCCGTCTACGCACCGAGCCTGGGGGGGCCACAGCCCACCCCTCCGCCGCAGTCCAGCAGCCGGAGCCACCCGCAGCCCCCACTCCACCACCCCAACCACTACT ggccccCACACCATAGCTCCGGGCCGTACCAGCAACCGGTGTCCACCCACCCCG ggccAGAGTTTTGGTGCTCCATCGCCTACTTCGAGATGGATGTGCAGGTCGGGGAGATCTTCAAGGTGCCGTCCAGCTGCCCCGTGGTCATCGTGGACGGTTACGTGGACCCCTCGGGGGGGGACCGCTTCTGCCTGGGGCAGCTCTCCAACGTGCACCGCACCGACGCCAGCGAGCGGGCCCG GCTGCACATCGGGAAGGGCGTGCAGCTGGAGTGTCGGGGCGAGGGCGACGTGTGGATGCGGTGCCTGAGCGACCACGCCGTCTTCGTGCAGAGCTACTACCTGGACCGGGAGGCCGGGAGAGCCCCCGGGGACGCCGTGCACAAGATCTACCCCGGCGCCTACATCAAG GTGTTTGACCTGCGCCAGTGCCACCGCCAGATGCAGCAGCAAGCGGCCACAGCCCAGGCTGCGGCCGCTGCTCAGGCTGCCGCCGTGGCCGGCAACATCCCGGGTCCCGGCTCAGTGGGAGGCATCGCGCCCGCCGTGG GGCTTTCAGCGGCGGCGGGGATCGGCGTGGACGACCTGCGGCGGTTGTGTATCCTGCGGCTGAGCTTTGTCAAGGGCTGGGGGCCCGACTATCCCCGGCAGAGCATCAAGCACACGCCGTGCTGGATCGAGGTGCACCTCCACCGcgccctgcagctgctggatgaGGTCCTGCACACCATGCCTGCCGCCGAGCCAGGCCCTCTGCGCTAA
- the LOC143171129 gene encoding mothers against decapentaplegic homolog 4-like isoform X1 — translation MSLGAPTSSDACLSIVHSLMCHRQGGENETFAKRAIESLVKKLKEKKDELDSLIAAITTNGAHPSKCVTIQRTLDGRLQVAGRKGFPHVIYARLWRWPDLHKNELKHVKFCQFAFDLKYDSVCVNPYHYERVVAPAIGLSIQSTVPPTRLVKEEFVHDCVQMEVPPGREQGAKRAPRLPPAEPYRQPLPPLQLPESPHVPGSLYPALPMSPPVAPGGSLLSLPHGEGLLQIACPTPPPAAPAQPPPQNGYPKPPYHTTLSPAPGSPTSWTGAAVYAPSLGGPQPTPPPQSSSRSHPQPPLHHPNHYWPPHHSSGPYQQPVSTHPGPEFWCSIAYFEMDVQVGEIFKVPSSCPVVIVDGYVDPSGGDRFCLGQLSNVHRTDASERARLHIGKGVQLECRGEGDVWMRCLSDHAVFVQSYYLDREAGRAPGDAVHKIYPGAYIKVFDLRQCHRQMQQQAATAQAAAAAQAAAVAGNIPGPGSVGGIAPAVGLSAAAGIGVDDLRRLCILRLSFVKGWGPDYPRQSIKHTPCWIEVHLHRALQLLDEVLHTMPAAEPGPLR, via the exons ATGTCCCTCGGCGCGCCCACGAGCAGCGACGCCTGCCTGAGCATCGTGCACAGCCTGATGTGCCACCGGCAGGGCGGGGAGAACGAGACCTTCGCCAAGCGGGCCATCGAGAGCCTCGTCAAGAAGCTCAAGGAGAAGAAGGACGAGCTCGACTCGCTCATCGCTGCCATCACCACCAACGGCGCCCACCCCAGCAAGTGTGTCACCATCCAGCGCACCTTGGACGGGCGGCTCCAG gTGGCCGGCAGGAAGGGGTTCCCCCACGTCATCTATGCTCGGCTCTGGCGCTGGCCTGACCTACACAAGAACGAGCTGAAACACGTCAAATTCTGCCAATTCGCCTTCGACCTCAAGTACGACAGCGTCTGCGTCAACCCATACCACTACGAGCGCGTGGTGGCCCCTGCCATCG GTCTGAGCATCCAGAGCACAG tgccccccacgCGCCTGGTGAAGGAGGAGTTTGTCCATGACTGTGTGCAGATGGAGGTGCCGCCCGGCCGGGAGCAAGGGGCCAAGCGGGCACCGCGTCTGCCCCCCGCCGAGCCCTACCGCCAGCCGCTGCCCCCCCTGCAGCTCCCCGAGTCCCCCCACGTCCCCGGGAGCCTCTACCCCGCGCTGCCCATGTCACCCCCAG TGGCCCCCGGCGGCTCCCTGCTCTCGCTGCCCCACGGCGAGGGGCTGCTGCAGATTGCCtgccccacgccgcccccggccgccccggcgcagccccccccGCAGAACGGCTACCCCAAGCCGCCCTACCACA ccaccctctctcctgctccaggttCGCCAACAAGCTGGACCGGCGCGGCCGTCTACGCACCGAGCCTGGGGGGGCCACAGCCCACCCCTCCGCCGCAGTCCAGCAGCCGGAGCCACCCGCAGCCCCCACTCCACCACCCCAACCACTACT ggccccCACACCATAGCTCCGGGCCGTACCAGCAACCGGTGTCCACCCACCCCG ggccAGAGTTTTGGTGCTCCATCGCCTACTTCGAGATGGATGTGCAGGTCGGGGAGATCTTCAAGGTGCCGTCCAGCTGCCCCGTGGTCATCGTGGACGGTTACGTGGACCCCTCGGGGGGGGACCGCTTCTGCCTGGGGCAGCTCTCCAACGTGCACCGCACCGACGCCAGCGAGCGGGCCCG GCTGCACATCGGGAAGGGCGTGCAGCTGGAGTGTCGGGGCGAGGGCGACGTGTGGATGCGGTGCCTGAGCGACCACGCCGTCTTCGTGCAGAGCTACTACCTGGACCGGGAGGCCGGGAGAGCCCCCGGGGACGCCGTGCACAAGATCTACCCCGGCGCCTACATCAAG GTGTTTGACCTGCGCCAGTGCCACCGCCAGATGCAGCAGCAAGCGGCCACAGCCCAGGCTGCGGCCGCTGCTCAGGCTGCCGCCGTGGCCGGCAACATCCCGGGTCCCGGCTCAGTGGGAGGCATCGCGCCCGCCGTGG GGCTTTCAGCGGCGGCGGGGATCGGCGTGGACGACCTGCGGCGGTTGTGTATCCTGCGGCTGAGCTTTGTCAAGGGCTGGGGGCCCGACTATCCCCGGCAGAGCATCAAGCACACGCCGTGCTGGATCGAGGTGCACCTCCACCGcgccctgcagctgctggatgaGGTCCTGCACACCATGCCTGCCGCCGAGCCAGGCCCTCTGCGCTAA
- the LOC143171129 gene encoding mothers against decapentaplegic homolog 4-like isoform X4: MSLGAPTSSDACLSIVHSLMCHRQGGENETFAKRAIESLVKKLKEKKDELDSLIAAITTNGAHPSKCVTIQRTLDGRLQVAGRKGFPHVIYARLWRWPDLHKNELKHVKFCQFAFDLKYDSVCVNPYHYERVVAPAIGLSIQSTVPPTRLVKEEFVHDCVQMEVPPGREQGAKRAPRLPPAEPYRQPLPPLQLPESPHVPGSLYPALPMSPPVAPGGSLLSLPHGEGLLQIACPTPPPAAPAQPPPQNGYPKPPYHTTLSPAPGSPTSWTGAAVYAPSLGGPQPTPPPQSSSRSHPQPPLHHPNHYWPPHHSSGPYQQPVSTHPGPEFWCSIAYFEMDVQVGEIFKVPSSCPVVIVDGYVDPSGGDRFCLGQLSNVHRTDASERARATTWTGRPGEPPGTPCTRSTPAPTSRAFSGGGDRRGRPAAVVYPAAELCQGLGARLSPAEHQAHAVLDRGAPPPRPAAAG; encoded by the exons ATGTCCCTCGGCGCGCCCACGAGCAGCGACGCCTGCCTGAGCATCGTGCACAGCCTGATGTGCCACCGGCAGGGCGGGGAGAACGAGACCTTCGCCAAGCGGGCCATCGAGAGCCTCGTCAAGAAGCTCAAGGAGAAGAAGGACGAGCTCGACTCGCTCATCGCTGCCATCACCACCAACGGCGCCCACCCCAGCAAGTGTGTCACCATCCAGCGCACCTTGGACGGGCGGCTCCAG gTGGCCGGCAGGAAGGGGTTCCCCCACGTCATCTATGCTCGGCTCTGGCGCTGGCCTGACCTACACAAGAACGAGCTGAAACACGTCAAATTCTGCCAATTCGCCTTCGACCTCAAGTACGACAGCGTCTGCGTCAACCCATACCACTACGAGCGCGTGGTGGCCCCTGCCATCG GTCTGAGCATCCAGAGCACAG tgccccccacgCGCCTGGTGAAGGAGGAGTTTGTCCATGACTGTGTGCAGATGGAGGTGCCGCCCGGCCGGGAGCAAGGGGCCAAGCGGGCACCGCGTCTGCCCCCCGCCGAGCCCTACCGCCAGCCGCTGCCCCCCCTGCAGCTCCCCGAGTCCCCCCACGTCCCCGGGAGCCTCTACCCCGCGCTGCCCATGTCACCCCCAG TGGCCCCCGGCGGCTCCCTGCTCTCGCTGCCCCACGGCGAGGGGCTGCTGCAGATTGCCtgccccacgccgcccccggccgccccggcgcagccccccccGCAGAACGGCTACCCCAAGCCGCCCTACCACA ccaccctctctcctgctccaggttCGCCAACAAGCTGGACCGGCGCGGCCGTCTACGCACCGAGCCTGGGGGGGCCACAGCCCACCCCTCCGCCGCAGTCCAGCAGCCGGAGCCACCCGCAGCCCCCACTCCACCACCCCAACCACTACT ggccccCACACCATAGCTCCGGGCCGTACCAGCAACCGGTGTCCACCCACCCCG ggccAGAGTTTTGGTGCTCCATCGCCTACTTCGAGATGGATGTGCAGGTCGGGGAGATCTTCAAGGTGCCGTCCAGCTGCCCCGTGGTCATCGTGGACGGTTACGTGGACCCCTCGGGGGGGGACCGCTTCTGCCTGGGGCAGCTCTCCAACGTGCACCGCACCGACGCCAGCGAGCGGGCCCG AGCTACTACCTGGACCGGGAGGCCGGGAGAGCCCCCGGGGACGCCGTGCACAAGATCTACCCCGGCGCCTACATCAAG GGCTTTCAGCGGCGGCGGGGATCGGCGTGGACGACCTGCGGCGGTTGTGTATCCTGCGGCTGAGCTTTGTCAAGGGCTGGGGGCCCGACTATCCCCGGCAGAGCATCAAGCACACGCCGTGCTGGATCGAGGTGCACCTCCACCGcgccctgcagctgctggatga
- the LOC143171129 gene encoding mothers against decapentaplegic homolog 4-like isoform X5, with product MSLGAPTSSDACLSIVHSLMCHRQGGENETFAKRAIESLVKKLKEKKDELDSLIAAITTNGAHPSKCVTIQRTLDGRLQVAGRKGFPHVIYARLWRWPDLHKNELKHVKFCQFAFDLKYDSVCVNPYHYERVVAPAIGLSIQSTVPPTRLVKEEFVHDCVQMEVPPGREQGAKRAPRLPPAEPYRQPLPPLQLPESPHVPGSLYPALPMSPPVAPGGSLLSLPHGEGLLQIACPTPPPAAPAQPPPQNGYPKPPYHTTLSPAPGSPTSWTGAAVYAPSLGGPQPTPPPQSSSRSHPQPPLHHPNHYWPPHHSSGPYQQPVSTHPGPEFWCSIAYFEMDVQVGEIFKVPSSCPVVIVDGYVDPSGGDRFCLGQLSNVHRTDASERARLHIGKGVQLECRGEGDVWMRCLSDHAVFVQSYYLDREAGRAPGDAVHKIYPGAYIKGFQRRRGSAWTTCGGCVSCG from the exons ATGTCCCTCGGCGCGCCCACGAGCAGCGACGCCTGCCTGAGCATCGTGCACAGCCTGATGTGCCACCGGCAGGGCGGGGAGAACGAGACCTTCGCCAAGCGGGCCATCGAGAGCCTCGTCAAGAAGCTCAAGGAGAAGAAGGACGAGCTCGACTCGCTCATCGCTGCCATCACCACCAACGGCGCCCACCCCAGCAAGTGTGTCACCATCCAGCGCACCTTGGACGGGCGGCTCCAG gTGGCCGGCAGGAAGGGGTTCCCCCACGTCATCTATGCTCGGCTCTGGCGCTGGCCTGACCTACACAAGAACGAGCTGAAACACGTCAAATTCTGCCAATTCGCCTTCGACCTCAAGTACGACAGCGTCTGCGTCAACCCATACCACTACGAGCGCGTGGTGGCCCCTGCCATCG GTCTGAGCATCCAGAGCACAG tgccccccacgCGCCTGGTGAAGGAGGAGTTTGTCCATGACTGTGTGCAGATGGAGGTGCCGCCCGGCCGGGAGCAAGGGGCCAAGCGGGCACCGCGTCTGCCCCCCGCCGAGCCCTACCGCCAGCCGCTGCCCCCCCTGCAGCTCCCCGAGTCCCCCCACGTCCCCGGGAGCCTCTACCCCGCGCTGCCCATGTCACCCCCAG TGGCCCCCGGCGGCTCCCTGCTCTCGCTGCCCCACGGCGAGGGGCTGCTGCAGATTGCCtgccccacgccgcccccggccgccccggcgcagccccccccGCAGAACGGCTACCCCAAGCCGCCCTACCACA ccaccctctctcctgctccaggttCGCCAACAAGCTGGACCGGCGCGGCCGTCTACGCACCGAGCCTGGGGGGGCCACAGCCCACCCCTCCGCCGCAGTCCAGCAGCCGGAGCCACCCGCAGCCCCCACTCCACCACCCCAACCACTACT ggccccCACACCATAGCTCCGGGCCGTACCAGCAACCGGTGTCCACCCACCCCG ggccAGAGTTTTGGTGCTCCATCGCCTACTTCGAGATGGATGTGCAGGTCGGGGAGATCTTCAAGGTGCCGTCCAGCTGCCCCGTGGTCATCGTGGACGGTTACGTGGACCCCTCGGGGGGGGACCGCTTCTGCCTGGGGCAGCTCTCCAACGTGCACCGCACCGACGCCAGCGAGCGGGCCCG GCTGCACATCGGGAAGGGCGTGCAGCTGGAGTGTCGGGGCGAGGGCGACGTGTGGATGCGGTGCCTGAGCGACCACGCCGTCTTCGTGCAGAGCTACTACCTGGACCGGGAGGCCGGGAGAGCCCCCGGGGACGCCGTGCACAAGATCTACCCCGGCGCCTACATCAAG GGCTTTCAGCGGCGGCGGGGATCGGCGTGGACGACCTGCGGCGGTTGTGTATCCTGCGGCTGA
- the LOC143171129 gene encoding mothers against decapentaplegic homolog 4-like isoform X3, with product MSLGAPTSSDACLSIVHSLMCHRQGGENETFAKRAIESLVKKLKEKKDELDSLIAAITTNGAHPSKCVTIQRTLDGRLQVAGRKGFPHVIYARLWRWPDLHKNELKHVKFCQFAFDLKYDSVCVNPYHYERVVAPAIGLSIQSTVPPTRLVKEEFVHDCVQMEVPPGREQGAKRAPRLPPAEPYRQPLPPLQLPESPHVPGSLYPALPMSPPVAPGGSLLSLPHGEGLLQIACPTPPPAAPAQPPPQNGYPKPPYHTTLSPAPGSPTSWTGAAVYAPSLGGPQPTPPPQSSSRSHPQPPLHHPNHYWPPHHSSGPYQQPVSTHPGPEFWCSIAYFEMDVQVGEIFKVPSSCPVVIVDGYVDPSGGDRFCLGQLSNVHRTDASERARATTWTGRPGEPPGTPCTRSTPAPTSRCLTCASATARCSSKRPQPRLRPLLRLPPWPATSRVPAQWEASRPPWGFQRRRGSAWTTCGGCVSCG from the exons ATGTCCCTCGGCGCGCCCACGAGCAGCGACGCCTGCCTGAGCATCGTGCACAGCCTGATGTGCCACCGGCAGGGCGGGGAGAACGAGACCTTCGCCAAGCGGGCCATCGAGAGCCTCGTCAAGAAGCTCAAGGAGAAGAAGGACGAGCTCGACTCGCTCATCGCTGCCATCACCACCAACGGCGCCCACCCCAGCAAGTGTGTCACCATCCAGCGCACCTTGGACGGGCGGCTCCAG gTGGCCGGCAGGAAGGGGTTCCCCCACGTCATCTATGCTCGGCTCTGGCGCTGGCCTGACCTACACAAGAACGAGCTGAAACACGTCAAATTCTGCCAATTCGCCTTCGACCTCAAGTACGACAGCGTCTGCGTCAACCCATACCACTACGAGCGCGTGGTGGCCCCTGCCATCG GTCTGAGCATCCAGAGCACAG tgccccccacgCGCCTGGTGAAGGAGGAGTTTGTCCATGACTGTGTGCAGATGGAGGTGCCGCCCGGCCGGGAGCAAGGGGCCAAGCGGGCACCGCGTCTGCCCCCCGCCGAGCCCTACCGCCAGCCGCTGCCCCCCCTGCAGCTCCCCGAGTCCCCCCACGTCCCCGGGAGCCTCTACCCCGCGCTGCCCATGTCACCCCCAG TGGCCCCCGGCGGCTCCCTGCTCTCGCTGCCCCACGGCGAGGGGCTGCTGCAGATTGCCtgccccacgccgcccccggccgccccggcgcagccccccccGCAGAACGGCTACCCCAAGCCGCCCTACCACA ccaccctctctcctgctccaggttCGCCAACAAGCTGGACCGGCGCGGCCGTCTACGCACCGAGCCTGGGGGGGCCACAGCCCACCCCTCCGCCGCAGTCCAGCAGCCGGAGCCACCCGCAGCCCCCACTCCACCACCCCAACCACTACT ggccccCACACCATAGCTCCGGGCCGTACCAGCAACCGGTGTCCACCCACCCCG ggccAGAGTTTTGGTGCTCCATCGCCTACTTCGAGATGGATGTGCAGGTCGGGGAGATCTTCAAGGTGCCGTCCAGCTGCCCCGTGGTCATCGTGGACGGTTACGTGGACCCCTCGGGGGGGGACCGCTTCTGCCTGGGGCAGCTCTCCAACGTGCACCGCACCGACGCCAGCGAGCGGGCCCG AGCTACTACCTGGACCGGGAGGCCGGGAGAGCCCCCGGGGACGCCGTGCACAAGATCTACCCCGGCGCCTACATCAAG GTGTTTGACCTGCGCCAGTGCCACCGCCAGATGCAGCAGCAAGCGGCCACAGCCCAGGCTGCGGCCGCTGCTCAGGCTGCCGCCGTGGCCGGCAACATCCCGGGTCCCGGCTCAGTGGGAGGCATCGCGCCCGCCGTGG GGCTTTCAGCGGCGGCGGGGATCGGCGTGGACGACCTGCGGCGGTTGTGTATCCTGCGGCTGA
- the SNAPIN gene encoding SNARE-associated protein Snapin translates to MAAGSGGPVARELFAEGLLQFLRPAVRQLDGHVHAVRESQVELREHIDSLATELCRINEDQKVALDLDPYVKKLLNARRRVVLVNNILQNAQERLRRLNHSVAKETVRRKAMLEAAGGYPQGLPGK, encoded by the exons ATGGCGGCAGGGAGCGGTGGCCCGGTGGCGCGGGAGCTGTTcgctgaggggctgctgcagTTCCTGCGGCCGGCGGTGCGGCAGCTCGACGGACACGTCCACGCCGTCAG GGAGAGCCAGGTGGAGCTGCGGGAGCACATCGACAGCCTGGCCACAG aGCTGTGCCGCATCAATGAGGACCAGAAAGTGGCGCTGGACCTTGACCCCTACGTGAAGAAGCTGCTGAACGCCCGGCGCAGGGTGGTGCTGGTCAACAACATCCTGCAGAACGCCCAG GAACGGCTGCGGAGGCTGAACCACAGCGTGGCAAAGGAGACGGTGCGGaggaaggccatgctggaggcgGCGGGCGGCTACCCCCAGGGCCTGCCCGGCAAGTGA